From the genome of Vicia villosa cultivar HV-30 ecotype Madison, WI linkage group LG2, Vvil1.0, whole genome shotgun sequence, one region includes:
- the LOC131651725 gene encoding uncharacterized protein LOC131651725 isoform X1: MAKRKRLNIVRKSGKPQTDKQLVDSSNEVNHNINEEYEQFGVDTRENQMVASLNHQNYQPQSEQQIQVGSQVESHISFNGMCSSLPKDTILRRKRSSAVRNSSNSQAKEKQILDSSNEVNQHKYSYSKAKEFAQFEAVDTRENLMLASLIRQNDVPQSEQQIYTGSHVEHPISFGRMGESLPEDTIVRRTTRLSARKSGKAQAEEQLINSSNAVSQNNHNINVKYAKIGRGTKNNLMVVSLNNQNDESQSEQQFQVGSLPKDTTGRNIKFKAVQKDTRGKLMAGSLSHQNHESQPEQQIQVGSHAEYPISFGRMGKSLPKDTMGRCTRLNDVRKIGKSQAEEQLIDSSPVVHQTNYSIHEKSAQLGGVSTRGNRKVASLNHQSDQSQSEQVLVGSHMESPISFGRMNKRLPKDTMGKRRRLNTVRKSGIAQAEEQLIDSSNAVNQNNHNINENSAQLGGASLNHQNYQSQSEQVQVGSHVESPISFGRMSKRLPKDTMGKHRRLNAVRKSGKAQSEEQLIDSSNAVNQNNHNIYEKSAQLGGVSTSGNLMGASLNHHNVQSQSEQVQVGSHVDSPISFSKTSKRLPKDTMERRKRPNAVQKSGRSQAEKQLINSSIEVNRNHHNINEEYDQFVGDTRENLMAASLTHQSHRSQFQQQVPVENQVETSISLGRVGQRLPKDTTGKRRRLNAVRKSGKAQAEEQLIDSFNAVGQNNHNMHEKSAQLGGVRTRGNLMGASLNHRNDQSQSEHAQVESHVESPISFDRMSKRLPRDTMERRKRPNAVPKSGRSQAEKQLIDSSIEVNRNNHTLNEECDQIVGDTRGNLMVASLNHQSDRSPSVQQIPVESRVETCSVGRMSQTLSKGQTRVRGYTRMLDVWNLPDGEFIRVEVDSLGNPIGWEGKKLLNAIGSLARKHQYAPINILSWKDMPELNITNMLDLIQSKFHFVPTLTDQTKQILKDNLSSKWRQFKHDLKEKGYDENMTEEEMAANIPDRRVDPSQYRALVHHWCSQKGQKISNINKRNRSKYEDIHCMGTKSLPRFIHEATEANGAQPSRAEIYIQTRTRKDGSIVTEKAADVIGELKKHMVEASSSRTPQIPQDSTNWANDIYSKVRGPEKRGSVRCLGKVPRLSNTLSRNPNVENRVVKLENLLGNLVSVLQTRFSADKQINDVLQAIAQEVPAAAPSTPNDSSGNYQQTTSDSYSSDSY, encoded by the exons ATGGCTAAACGTAAAAGGTTGAATATTGTTCGAAAAAGTGGCAAACCACAAACTGATAAGCAATTAGTTGATAGCTCTAATGAAGTCAACCACAACATAAATGAAGAGTATGAACAGTTTGGAGTTG ATACAAGAGAAAACCAAATGGTTGCAAGCCTTAATCACCAAAATTACCAACCACAATCAGAACAACAAATACAAGTGGGAAGTCAAGTTGAATCTCATATTTCTTTCAATGGAATGTGTAGTAGTTTACCTAAAG ACACCATTTTGAGGCGCAAAAGGTCGAGTGCTGTTCGAAATAGTAGCAATTCACAAGCTAAAGAGAAACAAATACTTGATAGCTCCAATGAAGTCAACCAACACAAGTACAGTTACAGTAAAGCCAAAGAGTTTGCACAATTTGAAGCAG tagaCACAAGAGAGAATCTAATGCTAGCTAGTCTGATTCGCCAAAATGATGTGCCACAATCAGAACAGCAAATATACACGGGAAGTCATGTTGAGCATCCTATTTCTTTTGGTAGAATGGGTGAAAGTTTACCTGAAG ATACTATAGTGAGACGCACGACAAGGTTGAGTGCTCGAAAAAGTGGCAAGGCACAAGCTGAAGAGCAATTAATTAACAGCTCAAATGCAGTCAGCCAAAACAACCATAATATAAATGTTAAGTATGCTAAGATTGGAAGAG GTACAAAAAACAATCTAATGGTAGTAAGTTTGAATAACCAAAATGATGAATCACAGTCAGAACAACAATTCCAAGTGGGAAGTTTACCTAAAG ATACCACTGGTAGGAACATAAAGTTTAAAGCTGTTCAAAAAG ATACAAGAGGGAAATTAATGGCAGGAAGTCTGAGCCACCAAAATCATGAATCACAACCAGAACAGCAAATACAAGTGGGAAGCCATGCTGAATATCCTATTTCTTTTGGTAGAATGGGTAAAAGTTTACCTAAAG ATACTATGGGGAGGTGCACGAGATTGAATGATGTTAGAAAAATTGGCAAATCACAAGCTGAAGAGCAATTAATTGATAGCTCTCCTGTAGTCCACCAAACCAACTACAGTATACATGAAAAGTCTGCACAATTGGGAGGAG TATCTACAAGAGGGAATCGAAAGGTAGCAAGTCTTAACCACCAAAGTGACCAATCACAATCAGAACAAGTACTAGTGGGAAGTCACATGGAATCTCCAATTTCTTTTGGTAGAATGaataaaagactacctaaag ATACCATGGGGAAGCGCAGGAGACTGAATACTGTTAGAAAAAGTGGCATAGCACAAGCTGAAGAGCAATTGATTGATAGCTCTAATGCAGTCAACCAAAACAACCACAATATAAATGAAAATTCTGCACAATTGGGAGGAG CAAGTCTGAACCACCAAAATTACCAATCACAATCAGAACAAGTACAAGTGGGAAGTCATGTGGAATCTCCAATTTCTTTTGGTAGAATGAGTAAAAGATTACCTAAAG ATACCATGGGGAAGCACAGGAGATTGAATGCTGTTAGAAAGAGTGGCAAAGCACAATCTGAAGAGCAATTGATTGATAGCTCTAATGCAGTCAACCAAAACAACCACAATATATATGAAAAGTCTGCACAATTGGGAGGAG TTTCTACAAGTGGGAATCTAATGGGGGCAAGTCTTAACCACCACAATGTTCAATCACAATCTGAACAAGTACAAGTAGGAAGTCATGTGGATTCTCCAATTTCTTTTAGTAAAACGAGTAAAAGGTTACCTAAAG ATACAATGGAGAGGCGCAAAAGACCAAATGCTGTTCAGAAAAGTGGCAGATCACAAGCTGAAAAGCAATTGATTAATAGTTCGATTGAAGTCAACAGAAACCACCACAATATAAATGAAGAGTATGACCAGTTTGTCGGAG ATACAAGAGAGAATCTAATGGCAGCAAGTCTTACTCACCAAAGTCACCgatcacaatttcaacaacaagTTCCAGTGGAAAATCAAGTggaaacttctatttctttaggTAGAGTGGGTCAAAGATTACCTAAAG ATACCACGGGGAAGCGCAGGAGATTGAATGCTGTTAGAAAAAGTGGCAAAGCACAAGCTGAAGAGCAATTGATTGATAGCTTTAATGCAGTCGGCCAAAACAACCATAACATGCATGAAAAGTCTGCACAACTAGGAGGAG TACGTACACGAGGGAATCTAATGGGAGCAAGTCTTAACCACCGAAATGATCAATCACAATCAGAACATGCACAAGTGGAAAGTCATGTGGAATCTCCAATTTCTTTTGATAGAATGAGTAAAAGATTACCTAGAG ATACCATGGAGAGACGCAAAAGGCCGAATGCTGTTCCGAAAAGTGGCAGATCACAAGCTGAAAAGCAATTGATTGATAGTTCTATTGAAGTTAACCGAAACAACCACACTCTAAATGAAGAGTGTGATCAAATTGTTGGAG ATACCAGAGGGAATCTAATGGTTGCAAGTCTTAATCACCAAAGTGATCGATCACCATCAGTACAACAAATTCCAGTGGAAAGTCGAGTAGAAACTTGTTCTGTTGGTAGAATGAGCCAAACTTTATCTAAAG GTCAAACGAGGGTAAGAGGTTATACCCGAATGTTGGATGTGTGGAATTTGCCTGATGGAGAATTCATACGTGTTGAAGTAGATTCTTTAGGCAATCCTATTGGGTGGGAAGGAAAAAAACTTTTAAATGCAATAGGTTCCTTGGCAAGGAAGCACCAATATGCTCCCATCAATATTCTAAGCTGGAAAGACATGCCAGAGCTGAATATAACTAATATGCTTGATTTGATACAG AGTAAGTTTCATTTTGTTCCTACATTGACGGaccaaacaaagcaaatactaaAAGATAATTTGAGTTCTAAGTGGAGGCAATTCAAGCATGATTTGAAAGAAAAGGGATACGATGAAAACATGactgaggaagaaatggctgccaACATCCCTGATAGAAGAGTTGATCCTTCTCAATATCGTGCTTTAGTACATCATTGGTGTTCCCAGAAAGGACAG AAAATAAGCAACATCAACAAAAGGAATCGCTCAAAATATGAGGATATACATTGCATGGGAACGAAGAGTCTTCCAAGGTTCATTCATGAG GCAACCGAGGCTAATGGAGCACAACCTTCACGAGCTGAAATTTATATTCAAACTCGAACTCGTAAAGATGGGAGTATTGTGACTGAGAAGGCAGCTGATGTCATT GGTGAATTAAAGAAGCATATGGTAGAGGCTTCAAGTTCACGAACTCCTCAAATTCCTCAAGATTCTACAAATTGGGCAAATGACATATACTCGAAAGTAAGAGGTCCTGAAAAGAGAGGATCTGTGCGCTGTTTAGGCAAGGTTCCACGTCTTTCAAATACTTTATCTCGAAACCCTAATGTAGAAAATAGGGTCGTCAAATTAGAAAATTTGCTTGGGAATCTTGTTTCTGTTCTTCAAACACGATTTTCAGCAGACAAACAAATTAATGATGTTTTGCAAGCTATAGCTCAAGAG GTACCTGCTGCTGCTCCAAGTACACCAAATGATTCCTCTGGTAACTATCAGCAAACTACAAGTGACAGCTATTCAAGTGACAGTTATTGA
- the LOC131651725 gene encoding uncharacterized protein LOC131651725 isoform X2: MAKRKRLNIVRKSGKPQTDKQLVDSSNEVNHNINEEYEQFGVDTRENQMVASLNHQNYQPQSEQQIQVGSQVESHISFNGMCSSLPKDTILRRKRSSAVRNSSNSQAKEKQILDSSNEVNQHKYSYSKAKEFAQFEADTRENLMLASLIRQNDVPQSEQQIYTGSHVEHPISFGRMGESLPEDTIVRRTTRLSARKSGKAQAEEQLINSSNAVSQNNHNINVKYAKIGRGTKNNLMVVSLNNQNDESQSEQQFQVGSLPKDTTGRNIKFKAVQKDTRGKLMAGSLSHQNHESQPEQQIQVGSHAEYPISFGRMGKSLPKDTMGRCTRLNDVRKIGKSQAEEQLIDSSPVVHQTNYSIHEKSAQLGGVSTRGNRKVASLNHQSDQSQSEQVLVGSHMESPISFGRMNKRLPKDTMGKRRRLNTVRKSGIAQAEEQLIDSSNAVNQNNHNINENSAQLGGASLNHQNYQSQSEQVQVGSHVESPISFGRMSKRLPKDTMGKHRRLNAVRKSGKAQSEEQLIDSSNAVNQNNHNIYEKSAQLGGVSTSGNLMGASLNHHNVQSQSEQVQVGSHVDSPISFSKTSKRLPKDTMERRKRPNAVQKSGRSQAEKQLINSSIEVNRNHHNINEEYDQFVGDTRENLMAASLTHQSHRSQFQQQVPVENQVETSISLGRVGQRLPKDTTGKRRRLNAVRKSGKAQAEEQLIDSFNAVGQNNHNMHEKSAQLGGVRTRGNLMGASLNHRNDQSQSEHAQVESHVESPISFDRMSKRLPRDTMERRKRPNAVPKSGRSQAEKQLIDSSIEVNRNNHTLNEECDQIVGDTRGNLMVASLNHQSDRSPSVQQIPVESRVETCSVGRMSQTLSKGQTRVRGYTRMLDVWNLPDGEFIRVEVDSLGNPIGWEGKKLLNAIGSLARKHQYAPINILSWKDMPELNITNMLDLIQSKFHFVPTLTDQTKQILKDNLSSKWRQFKHDLKEKGYDENMTEEEMAANIPDRRVDPSQYRALVHHWCSQKGQKISNINKRNRSKYEDIHCMGTKSLPRFIHEATEANGAQPSRAEIYIQTRTRKDGSIVTEKAADVIGELKKHMVEASSSRTPQIPQDSTNWANDIYSKVRGPEKRGSVRCLGKVPRLSNTLSRNPNVENRVVKLENLLGNLVSVLQTRFSADKQINDVLQAIAQEVPAAAPSTPNDSSGNYQQTTSDSYSSDSY; this comes from the exons ATGGCTAAACGTAAAAGGTTGAATATTGTTCGAAAAAGTGGCAAACCACAAACTGATAAGCAATTAGTTGATAGCTCTAATGAAGTCAACCACAACATAAATGAAGAGTATGAACAGTTTGGAGTTG ATACAAGAGAAAACCAAATGGTTGCAAGCCTTAATCACCAAAATTACCAACCACAATCAGAACAACAAATACAAGTGGGAAGTCAAGTTGAATCTCATATTTCTTTCAATGGAATGTGTAGTAGTTTACCTAAAG ACACCATTTTGAGGCGCAAAAGGTCGAGTGCTGTTCGAAATAGTAGCAATTCACAAGCTAAAGAGAAACAAATACTTGATAGCTCCAATGAAGTCAACCAACACAAGTACAGTTACAGTAAAGCCAAAGAGTTTGCACAATTTGAAGCAG aCACAAGAGAGAATCTAATGCTAGCTAGTCTGATTCGCCAAAATGATGTGCCACAATCAGAACAGCAAATATACACGGGAAGTCATGTTGAGCATCCTATTTCTTTTGGTAGAATGGGTGAAAGTTTACCTGAAG ATACTATAGTGAGACGCACGACAAGGTTGAGTGCTCGAAAAAGTGGCAAGGCACAAGCTGAAGAGCAATTAATTAACAGCTCAAATGCAGTCAGCCAAAACAACCATAATATAAATGTTAAGTATGCTAAGATTGGAAGAG GTACAAAAAACAATCTAATGGTAGTAAGTTTGAATAACCAAAATGATGAATCACAGTCAGAACAACAATTCCAAGTGGGAAGTTTACCTAAAG ATACCACTGGTAGGAACATAAAGTTTAAAGCTGTTCAAAAAG ATACAAGAGGGAAATTAATGGCAGGAAGTCTGAGCCACCAAAATCATGAATCACAACCAGAACAGCAAATACAAGTGGGAAGCCATGCTGAATATCCTATTTCTTTTGGTAGAATGGGTAAAAGTTTACCTAAAG ATACTATGGGGAGGTGCACGAGATTGAATGATGTTAGAAAAATTGGCAAATCACAAGCTGAAGAGCAATTAATTGATAGCTCTCCTGTAGTCCACCAAACCAACTACAGTATACATGAAAAGTCTGCACAATTGGGAGGAG TATCTACAAGAGGGAATCGAAAGGTAGCAAGTCTTAACCACCAAAGTGACCAATCACAATCAGAACAAGTACTAGTGGGAAGTCACATGGAATCTCCAATTTCTTTTGGTAGAATGaataaaagactacctaaag ATACCATGGGGAAGCGCAGGAGACTGAATACTGTTAGAAAAAGTGGCATAGCACAAGCTGAAGAGCAATTGATTGATAGCTCTAATGCAGTCAACCAAAACAACCACAATATAAATGAAAATTCTGCACAATTGGGAGGAG CAAGTCTGAACCACCAAAATTACCAATCACAATCAGAACAAGTACAAGTGGGAAGTCATGTGGAATCTCCAATTTCTTTTGGTAGAATGAGTAAAAGATTACCTAAAG ATACCATGGGGAAGCACAGGAGATTGAATGCTGTTAGAAAGAGTGGCAAAGCACAATCTGAAGAGCAATTGATTGATAGCTCTAATGCAGTCAACCAAAACAACCACAATATATATGAAAAGTCTGCACAATTGGGAGGAG TTTCTACAAGTGGGAATCTAATGGGGGCAAGTCTTAACCACCACAATGTTCAATCACAATCTGAACAAGTACAAGTAGGAAGTCATGTGGATTCTCCAATTTCTTTTAGTAAAACGAGTAAAAGGTTACCTAAAG ATACAATGGAGAGGCGCAAAAGACCAAATGCTGTTCAGAAAAGTGGCAGATCACAAGCTGAAAAGCAATTGATTAATAGTTCGATTGAAGTCAACAGAAACCACCACAATATAAATGAAGAGTATGACCAGTTTGTCGGAG ATACAAGAGAGAATCTAATGGCAGCAAGTCTTACTCACCAAAGTCACCgatcacaatttcaacaacaagTTCCAGTGGAAAATCAAGTggaaacttctatttctttaggTAGAGTGGGTCAAAGATTACCTAAAG ATACCACGGGGAAGCGCAGGAGATTGAATGCTGTTAGAAAAAGTGGCAAAGCACAAGCTGAAGAGCAATTGATTGATAGCTTTAATGCAGTCGGCCAAAACAACCATAACATGCATGAAAAGTCTGCACAACTAGGAGGAG TACGTACACGAGGGAATCTAATGGGAGCAAGTCTTAACCACCGAAATGATCAATCACAATCAGAACATGCACAAGTGGAAAGTCATGTGGAATCTCCAATTTCTTTTGATAGAATGAGTAAAAGATTACCTAGAG ATACCATGGAGAGACGCAAAAGGCCGAATGCTGTTCCGAAAAGTGGCAGATCACAAGCTGAAAAGCAATTGATTGATAGTTCTATTGAAGTTAACCGAAACAACCACACTCTAAATGAAGAGTGTGATCAAATTGTTGGAG ATACCAGAGGGAATCTAATGGTTGCAAGTCTTAATCACCAAAGTGATCGATCACCATCAGTACAACAAATTCCAGTGGAAAGTCGAGTAGAAACTTGTTCTGTTGGTAGAATGAGCCAAACTTTATCTAAAG GTCAAACGAGGGTAAGAGGTTATACCCGAATGTTGGATGTGTGGAATTTGCCTGATGGAGAATTCATACGTGTTGAAGTAGATTCTTTAGGCAATCCTATTGGGTGGGAAGGAAAAAAACTTTTAAATGCAATAGGTTCCTTGGCAAGGAAGCACCAATATGCTCCCATCAATATTCTAAGCTGGAAAGACATGCCAGAGCTGAATATAACTAATATGCTTGATTTGATACAG AGTAAGTTTCATTTTGTTCCTACATTGACGGaccaaacaaagcaaatactaaAAGATAATTTGAGTTCTAAGTGGAGGCAATTCAAGCATGATTTGAAAGAAAAGGGATACGATGAAAACATGactgaggaagaaatggctgccaACATCCCTGATAGAAGAGTTGATCCTTCTCAATATCGTGCTTTAGTACATCATTGGTGTTCCCAGAAAGGACAG AAAATAAGCAACATCAACAAAAGGAATCGCTCAAAATATGAGGATATACATTGCATGGGAACGAAGAGTCTTCCAAGGTTCATTCATGAG GCAACCGAGGCTAATGGAGCACAACCTTCACGAGCTGAAATTTATATTCAAACTCGAACTCGTAAAGATGGGAGTATTGTGACTGAGAAGGCAGCTGATGTCATT GGTGAATTAAAGAAGCATATGGTAGAGGCTTCAAGTTCACGAACTCCTCAAATTCCTCAAGATTCTACAAATTGGGCAAATGACATATACTCGAAAGTAAGAGGTCCTGAAAAGAGAGGATCTGTGCGCTGTTTAGGCAAGGTTCCACGTCTTTCAAATACTTTATCTCGAAACCCTAATGTAGAAAATAGGGTCGTCAAATTAGAAAATTTGCTTGGGAATCTTGTTTCTGTTCTTCAAACACGATTTTCAGCAGACAAACAAATTAATGATGTTTTGCAAGCTATAGCTCAAGAG GTACCTGCTGCTGCTCCAAGTACACCAAATGATTCCTCTGGTAACTATCAGCAAACTACAAGTGACAGCTATTCAAGTGACAGTTATTGA
- the LOC131651725 gene encoding uncharacterized protein LOC131651725 isoform X9 produces the protein MAKRKRLNIVRKSGKPQTDKQLVDSSNEVNHNINEEYEQFGVDTRENQMVASLNHQNYQPQSEQQIQVGSQVESHISFNGMCSSLPKDTILRRKRSSAVRNSSNSQAKEKQILDSSNEVNQHKYSYSKAKEFAQFEAVDTRENLMLASLIRQNDVPQSEQQIYTGSHVEHPISFGRMGESLPEDTIVRRTTRLSARKSGKAQAEEQLINSSNAVSQNNHNINVKYAKIGRGTKNNLMVVSLNNQNDESQSEQQFQVGSLPKDTTGRNIKFKAVQKDTRGKLMAGSLSHQNHESQPEQQIQVGSHAEYPISFGRMGKSLPKDTMGRCTRLNDVRKIGKSQAEEQLIDSSPVVHQTNYSIHEKSAQLGGVSTRGNRKVASLNHQSDQSQSEQVLVGSHMESPISFGRMNKRLPKDTMGKRRRLNTVRKSGIAQAEEQLIDSSNAVNQNNHNINENSAQLGGASLNHQNYQSQSEQVQVGSHVESPISFGRMSKRLPKDTMGKHRRLNAVRKSGKAQSEEQLIDSSNAVNQNNHNIYEKSAQLGGVSTSGNLMGASLNHHNVQSQSEQVQVGSHVDSPISFSKTSKRLPKDTMERRKRPNAVQKSGRSQAEKQLINSSIEVNRNHHNINEEYDQFVGDTRENLMAASLTHQSHRSQFQQQVPVENQVETSISLGRVGQRLPKDTTGKRRRLNAVRKSGKAQAEEQLIDSFNAVGQNNHNMHEKSAQLGGDTRGNLMVASLNHQSDRSPSVQQIPVESRVETCSVGRMSQTLSKGQTRVRGYTRMLDVWNLPDGEFIRVEVDSLGNPIGWEGKKLLNAIGSLARKHQYAPINILSWKDMPELNITNMLDLIQSKFHFVPTLTDQTKQILKDNLSSKWRQFKHDLKEKGYDENMTEEEMAANIPDRRVDPSQYRALVHHWCSQKGQKISNINKRNRSKYEDIHCMGTKSLPRFIHEATEANGAQPSRAEIYIQTRTRKDGSIVTEKAADVIGELKKHMVEASSSRTPQIPQDSTNWANDIYSKVRGPEKRGSVRCLGKVPRLSNTLSRNPNVENRVVKLENLLGNLVSVLQTRFSADKQINDVLQAIAQEVPAAAPSTPNDSSGNYQQTTSDSYSSDSY, from the exons ATGGCTAAACGTAAAAGGTTGAATATTGTTCGAAAAAGTGGCAAACCACAAACTGATAAGCAATTAGTTGATAGCTCTAATGAAGTCAACCACAACATAAATGAAGAGTATGAACAGTTTGGAGTTG ATACAAGAGAAAACCAAATGGTTGCAAGCCTTAATCACCAAAATTACCAACCACAATCAGAACAACAAATACAAGTGGGAAGTCAAGTTGAATCTCATATTTCTTTCAATGGAATGTGTAGTAGTTTACCTAAAG ACACCATTTTGAGGCGCAAAAGGTCGAGTGCTGTTCGAAATAGTAGCAATTCACAAGCTAAAGAGAAACAAATACTTGATAGCTCCAATGAAGTCAACCAACACAAGTACAGTTACAGTAAAGCCAAAGAGTTTGCACAATTTGAAGCAG tagaCACAAGAGAGAATCTAATGCTAGCTAGTCTGATTCGCCAAAATGATGTGCCACAATCAGAACAGCAAATATACACGGGAAGTCATGTTGAGCATCCTATTTCTTTTGGTAGAATGGGTGAAAGTTTACCTGAAG ATACTATAGTGAGACGCACGACAAGGTTGAGTGCTCGAAAAAGTGGCAAGGCACAAGCTGAAGAGCAATTAATTAACAGCTCAAATGCAGTCAGCCAAAACAACCATAATATAAATGTTAAGTATGCTAAGATTGGAAGAG GTACAAAAAACAATCTAATGGTAGTAAGTTTGAATAACCAAAATGATGAATCACAGTCAGAACAACAATTCCAAGTGGGAAGTTTACCTAAAG ATACCACTGGTAGGAACATAAAGTTTAAAGCTGTTCAAAAAG ATACAAGAGGGAAATTAATGGCAGGAAGTCTGAGCCACCAAAATCATGAATCACAACCAGAACAGCAAATACAAGTGGGAAGCCATGCTGAATATCCTATTTCTTTTGGTAGAATGGGTAAAAGTTTACCTAAAG ATACTATGGGGAGGTGCACGAGATTGAATGATGTTAGAAAAATTGGCAAATCACAAGCTGAAGAGCAATTAATTGATAGCTCTCCTGTAGTCCACCAAACCAACTACAGTATACATGAAAAGTCTGCACAATTGGGAGGAG TATCTACAAGAGGGAATCGAAAGGTAGCAAGTCTTAACCACCAAAGTGACCAATCACAATCAGAACAAGTACTAGTGGGAAGTCACATGGAATCTCCAATTTCTTTTGGTAGAATGaataaaagactacctaaag ATACCATGGGGAAGCGCAGGAGACTGAATACTGTTAGAAAAAGTGGCATAGCACAAGCTGAAGAGCAATTGATTGATAGCTCTAATGCAGTCAACCAAAACAACCACAATATAAATGAAAATTCTGCACAATTGGGAGGAG CAAGTCTGAACCACCAAAATTACCAATCACAATCAGAACAAGTACAAGTGGGAAGTCATGTGGAATCTCCAATTTCTTTTGGTAGAATGAGTAAAAGATTACCTAAAG ATACCATGGGGAAGCACAGGAGATTGAATGCTGTTAGAAAGAGTGGCAAAGCACAATCTGAAGAGCAATTGATTGATAGCTCTAATGCAGTCAACCAAAACAACCACAATATATATGAAAAGTCTGCACAATTGGGAGGAG TTTCTACAAGTGGGAATCTAATGGGGGCAAGTCTTAACCACCACAATGTTCAATCACAATCTGAACAAGTACAAGTAGGAAGTCATGTGGATTCTCCAATTTCTTTTAGTAAAACGAGTAAAAGGTTACCTAAAG ATACAATGGAGAGGCGCAAAAGACCAAATGCTGTTCAGAAAAGTGGCAGATCACAAGCTGAAAAGCAATTGATTAATAGTTCGATTGAAGTCAACAGAAACCACCACAATATAAATGAAGAGTATGACCAGTTTGTCGGAG ATACAAGAGAGAATCTAATGGCAGCAAGTCTTACTCACCAAAGTCACCgatcacaatttcaacaacaagTTCCAGTGGAAAATCAAGTggaaacttctatttctttaggTAGAGTGGGTCAAAGATTACCTAAAG ATACCACGGGGAAGCGCAGGAGATTGAATGCTGTTAGAAAAAGTGGCAAAGCACAAGCTGAAGAGCAATTGATTGATAGCTTTAATGCAGTCGGCCAAAACAACCATAACATGCATGAAAAGTCTGCACAACTAGGAGGAG ATACCAGAGGGAATCTAATGGTTGCAAGTCTTAATCACCAAAGTGATCGATCACCATCAGTACAACAAATTCCAGTGGAAAGTCGAGTAGAAACTTGTTCTGTTGGTAGAATGAGCCAAACTTTATCTAAAG GTCAAACGAGGGTAAGAGGTTATACCCGAATGTTGGATGTGTGGAATTTGCCTGATGGAGAATTCATACGTGTTGAAGTAGATTCTTTAGGCAATCCTATTGGGTGGGAAGGAAAAAAACTTTTAAATGCAATAGGTTCCTTGGCAAGGAAGCACCAATATGCTCCCATCAATATTCTAAGCTGGAAAGACATGCCAGAGCTGAATATAACTAATATGCTTGATTTGATACAG AGTAAGTTTCATTTTGTTCCTACATTGACGGaccaaacaaagcaaatactaaAAGATAATTTGAGTTCTAAGTGGAGGCAATTCAAGCATGATTTGAAAGAAAAGGGATACGATGAAAACATGactgaggaagaaatggctgccaACATCCCTGATAGAAGAGTTGATCCTTCTCAATATCGTGCTTTAGTACATCATTGGTGTTCCCAGAAAGGACAG AAAATAAGCAACATCAACAAAAGGAATCGCTCAAAATATGAGGATATACATTGCATGGGAACGAAGAGTCTTCCAAGGTTCATTCATGAG GCAACCGAGGCTAATGGAGCACAACCTTCACGAGCTGAAATTTATATTCAAACTCGAACTCGTAAAGATGGGAGTATTGTGACTGAGAAGGCAGCTGATGTCATT GGTGAATTAAAGAAGCATATGGTAGAGGCTTCAAGTTCACGAACTCCTCAAATTCCTCAAGATTCTACAAATTGGGCAAATGACATATACTCGAAAGTAAGAGGTCCTGAAAAGAGAGGATCTGTGCGCTGTTTAGGCAAGGTTCCACGTCTTTCAAATACTTTATCTCGAAACCCTAATGTAGAAAATAGGGTCGTCAAATTAGAAAATTTGCTTGGGAATCTTGTTTCTGTTCTTCAAACACGATTTTCAGCAGACAAACAAATTAATGATGTTTTGCAAGCTATAGCTCAAGAG GTACCTGCTGCTGCTCCAAGTACACCAAATGATTCCTCTGGTAACTATCAGCAAACTACAAGTGACAGCTATTCAAGTGACAGTTATTGA